In Streptomyces nojiriensis, one genomic interval encodes:
- a CDS encoding complex I subunit 1/NuoH family protein — MNDVLDVALRLIVVFAVFLVLPLVVGQTEHKVMAHMQGRLGPMYAGGFHGWAQLVADGVKFAQKEDIVPAGADRRIFQLAPAVALLPYLLVLLVIPIGPGEGAVGQLIDAGLFFALAVMGVGVLGSLMAGWASANKFSLLGGLRTAAQLLAYELPMLLAAASVAMAAGTVSLPGIVEAFEWWWLPWQIAGALVFFVAGLAELQRPPFDMPVADSEIIFGAYTEYTGLRFALFLLAEYAGIVVLCALTTVLFLGGWHGPFGDDLGWVWTLLKIAILAFVVIWLRVSYPRLREDQLQKLAWTTLIPLALAQIALTGIVKVAIQ, encoded by the coding sequence GTGAACGACGTCCTCGACGTCGCCCTGCGGCTGATCGTCGTCTTCGCCGTCTTCCTGGTGCTCCCGCTCGTCGTCGGGCAGACCGAGCACAAGGTGATGGCCCACATGCAGGGCCGCCTCGGCCCCATGTACGCCGGCGGCTTCCACGGCTGGGCCCAGCTCGTCGCCGACGGGGTGAAGTTCGCGCAGAAGGAAGACATCGTCCCGGCGGGCGCCGACCGCCGGATCTTCCAGCTCGCCCCCGCCGTCGCGCTGCTGCCGTACCTCCTCGTCCTCCTGGTCATCCCCATCGGCCCGGGCGAGGGCGCCGTAGGCCAGCTCATCGACGCGGGCCTGTTCTTCGCGCTCGCCGTCATGGGCGTCGGAGTCCTCGGCTCCCTGATGGCCGGCTGGGCCTCGGCGAACAAGTTCTCCCTGCTCGGCGGCCTGCGCACCGCCGCGCAGCTGCTCGCCTACGAGCTCCCGATGCTGCTCGCGGCCGCCTCCGTCGCCATGGCGGCCGGTACGGTCTCGCTCCCCGGGATCGTCGAGGCCTTCGAGTGGTGGTGGCTGCCCTGGCAGATCGCCGGCGCGCTCGTCTTCTTCGTCGCCGGCCTCGCCGAACTGCAGCGGCCCCCCTTCGACATGCCCGTCGCCGACTCGGAGATCATCTTCGGCGCGTACACCGAGTACACCGGCCTGCGCTTCGCACTGTTCCTCCTCGCCGAGTACGCCGGCATCGTCGTCCTCTGCGCCCTGACCACCGTCCTCTTCCTCGGCGGCTGGCACGGCCCGTTCGGCGACGACCTCGGCTGGGTCTGGACCCTGCTCAAGATCGCGATCCTCGCCTTCGTCGTGATCTGGCTCCGCGTGAGCTACCCGCGCCTGCGCGAGGACCAGCTCCAGAAGCTCGCCTGGACCACACTCATCCCGCTCGCGCTCGCCCAGATCGCGCTCACCGGCATCGTGAAGGTGGCGATCCAGTAA
- a CDS encoding NADH-quinone oxidoreductase subunit C, with the protein MNLYDSLPDAAATVFGAEAVAEISYDVLTVDVPVGSWISALEIARDKLGCTYFDWLSAVDEPGTGFRICAHVASLENHRVRRLLLRTTVPHGAASLPSAVAVYAGAEWHERETFEMFGVTFTDHPHLVPLLLPENFEGHPLRKDFVLAARVAKAWPGAKEPGEAHDPDAPKRRQMLPPGVPDPNDWGPMKGQLPPAPSRPARTPRAAGAAGAAARTPREGAPVRRTRSVTEGSATQSPADAATGTGAEAAPRPPRRTRSVSEGSASQSAPADAATDTAAESTPRPPRRTRSVADGSVSQAPAPAPDAEEAAAAPRRTRSASEGSASQAAAGAAPDAEEAAAAPRRPAPRSSDAPWHDPKPAFEEPAPGSAPKAEPGTGPEPAPKAAPKAEPETGPAAGDGTRPTTDPTTDPDNGGDA; encoded by the coding sequence GTGAACCTCTACGACTCCCTTCCCGACGCGGCGGCAACGGTCTTCGGCGCCGAGGCCGTCGCCGAGATCTCGTACGACGTCCTCACGGTGGACGTGCCCGTCGGCAGCTGGATCTCCGCCCTGGAGATCGCCCGGGACAAGCTGGGCTGCACGTACTTCGACTGGCTGAGCGCGGTGGACGAGCCCGGCACCGGCTTCCGGATCTGCGCGCACGTCGCGTCCCTGGAGAACCACCGGGTGCGCCGACTGCTGCTGCGCACGACCGTCCCGCACGGCGCCGCCTCCCTGCCGTCCGCGGTCGCCGTCTACGCGGGGGCGGAATGGCACGAGCGCGAGACGTTCGAGATGTTCGGGGTGACCTTCACCGACCACCCGCACCTCGTTCCCCTCCTCCTCCCGGAGAACTTCGAGGGCCACCCGCTGCGCAAGGACTTCGTCCTGGCCGCGCGCGTCGCCAAGGCCTGGCCCGGTGCCAAGGAGCCCGGCGAGGCGCACGACCCGGACGCGCCCAAGCGCCGCCAGATGCTCCCGCCGGGCGTACCGGACCCCAACGACTGGGGCCCGATGAAGGGCCAGCTCCCGCCGGCCCCGTCCCGCCCGGCCCGCACCCCGCGTGCGGCCGGCGCGGCGGGCGCCGCCGCGCGCACCCCGCGCGAGGGCGCCCCGGTCCGCCGCACCCGCTCGGTCACCGAGGGCTCGGCCACCCAGTCCCCGGCCGACGCGGCCACCGGGACGGGCGCGGAAGCCGCCCCCCGCCCGCCGCGCCGCACCCGCTCGGTGTCGGAGGGCTCGGCAAGCCAGTCGGCCCCGGCCGACGCCGCCACCGACACGGCTGCGGAGTCCACCCCCCGCCCGCCGCGCCGCACCCGCTCGGTCGCCGACGGCTCGGTGAGCCAGGCCCCGGCCCCGGCTCCGGACGCGGAGGAGGCGGCCGCCGCGCCGCGCCGCACTCGCTCGGCATCCGAGGGCTCCGCGAGCCAAGCTGCCGCAGGCGCCGCCCCGGACGCGGAGGAGGCGGCCGCCGCGCCGCGCCGCCCGGCACCGCGCAGCTCGGACGCCCCCTGGCACGACCCGAAGCCCGCCTTCGAGGAACCGGCTCCCGGGTCGGCTCCGAAGGCGGAGCCGGGGACCGGACCCGAGCCGGCCCCCAAGGCCGCACCCAAGGCAGAACCGGAAACCGGGCCCGCTGCGGGCGACGGGACCCGACCCACCACCGACCCCACCACCGACCCCGACAACGGAGGCGACGCGTGA
- a CDS encoding NADH-quinone oxidoreductase subunit B: MDVTPAVTPTEGVLLPEPKRLGVLSRLAPEPMKVVLNWGRRYSLWVFNFGLACCAIEFIAASMARHDFIRLGVIPFAPGPRQADLMIVSGTVTDKMAPAVKRLYEQMPEPKYVISFGACSNCGGPYWDSYSVTKGVDQIIPVDVYVPGCPPRPEALLQGILKLQEKIARESLAERYAAGPSVSQLTSGLVTPPPAPAQGAGA; encoded by the coding sequence ATGGACGTGACACCGGCTGTGACGCCGACCGAGGGCGTGCTGCTCCCGGAGCCCAAGCGCCTCGGAGTCCTCTCCCGCCTGGCCCCGGAACCGATGAAGGTGGTCCTGAACTGGGGCCGCCGGTACAGCCTGTGGGTCTTCAACTTCGGCCTGGCCTGCTGCGCGATCGAGTTCATCGCCGCGTCCATGGCCCGGCACGACTTCATCCGGCTCGGCGTCATCCCCTTCGCACCGGGGCCGCGTCAGGCCGACCTGATGATCGTCTCGGGCACCGTCACGGACAAGATGGCCCCGGCGGTGAAGCGGCTCTACGAGCAGATGCCGGAGCCGAAGTACGTCATCTCCTTCGGCGCCTGCTCCAACTGCGGCGGCCCCTACTGGGACTCGTACTCGGTGACGAAGGGCGTCGACCAGATCATCCCGGTCGACGTCTACGTGCCGGGCTGCCCGCCGCGCCCCGAAGCCCTCCTCCAGGGCATCCTCAAACTGCAGGAGAAGATCGCCCGCGAGTCGCTGGCCGAGCGCTACGCGGCCGGGCCGTCCGTGTCCCAGCTGACGAGCGGCCTGGTCACGCCCCCTCCGGCACCCGCGCAGGGGGCCGGAGCGTGA